The proteins below are encoded in one region of Casimicrobium huifangae:
- the tolQ gene encoding protein TolQ codes for MKPTADLSFIHLITGASVPVQAVMLLLVLLSLWSWWLIFYKGGVLKRAAKRNAGFDDSFWQGSDLNQLYARIAEGREKFGPQADVFAAGFREFIKQKRQATASKEAVVDGTRRALKAATQREMDGLEHQLPGLATVASVSPYIGLLGTVWGIMNSFRGLASVGQATLAQVAPGIAEALIATAIGLFAAIPAVVAYNRFQAQLDRINTQLETFAEEFLNILQRQA; via the coding sequence ATGAAACCCACCGCCGATCTTTCGTTCATTCACCTGATCACCGGCGCCAGCGTGCCGGTGCAGGCGGTGATGCTGCTGCTGGTGCTGCTCTCGCTGTGGTCGTGGTGGCTGATCTTCTACAAAGGCGGCGTGCTCAAGCGAGCGGCGAAGCGTAACGCCGGCTTCGACGACTCGTTCTGGCAGGGTTCGGACCTCAACCAGCTCTACGCCCGCATTGCCGAGGGGCGCGAAAAGTTCGGGCCGCAAGCGGATGTCTTCGCTGCCGGGTTTCGTGAATTCATCAAGCAAAAGCGGCAGGCAACGGCGTCGAAAGAAGCTGTGGTCGATGGTACCCGTCGCGCGCTGAAGGCCGCGACGCAGCGCGAAATGGACGGCCTGGAACACCAGTTGCCCGGTCTTGCCACTGTGGCGAGTGTGAGCCCCTACATCGGCCTGCTCGGCACCGTCTGGGGCATCATGAATTCGTTCCGTGGTCTCGCCAGCGTCGGCCAGGCCACGCTCGCGCAGGTGGCGCCCGGCATCGCCGAGGCGCTGATCGCCACCGCCATCGGCCTGTTCGCTGCGATTCCGGCGGTGGTGGCGTACAACCGCTTCCAGGCCCAGCTCGATCGCATCAACACGCAGCTTGAGACCTTTGCGGAAGAGTTTCTGAACATTCTTCAGCGGCAAGCCTAG
- the rapZ gene encoding RNase adapter RapZ: protein MSVQIILVLGVSGAGKNVALGALEDVGFAIVSNLPVALLVDTVDAMLATHTQSLGVSVNAHSPTFVADFDHGVARIRALHPALPLRVVRIDASDQTLQRRFAETRRKHPFASDDTTLQDAIAEERSRLRAVAASAFDIDTSATSTHLLRQRVRQFAAAVTEHAERPLLEISSFAYREGIPPDADLVFDARILPNPFYEPGLAALTGRDAPVIDYLRAQPETAALVDAIATYVRASLPGFSADNRARIHIAIGCTGGKHRSVYVANALKTALEPVARVLRHDREHPQPE from the coding sequence TTGTCAGTTCAAATCATCCTCGTGCTCGGTGTCTCCGGCGCCGGCAAAAATGTCGCGCTCGGCGCGCTGGAGGATGTGGGCTTTGCCATCGTCAGCAATCTGCCGGTCGCGCTGCTGGTCGATACGGTTGATGCCATGCTGGCGACCCATACGCAGTCGCTCGGGGTTAGCGTCAACGCGCATTCCCCCACTTTTGTGGCGGACTTCGATCACGGGGTTGCCCGCATCCGCGCACTTCATCCCGCGCTGCCGCTGCGCGTTGTTCGCATTGATGCCAGCGACCAGACCCTGCAGCGGCGTTTCGCCGAAACCCGGCGCAAACACCCGTTTGCCAGCGACGACACCACCCTGCAGGACGCCATTGCCGAAGAACGCTCGCGTCTGCGCGCCGTTGCGGCCAGCGCGTTCGACATCGACACCAGCGCCACCAGCACCCACCTGCTGCGCCAGCGCGTGCGCCAGTTTGCCGCCGCAGTTACTGAGCATGCGGAGAGGCCATTGCTGGAAATTTCGTCCTTCGCCTATCGCGAGGGCATCCCGCCTGACGCCGATCTGGTGTTCGACGCCCGCATCCTGCCCAATCCGTTCTACGAGCCAGGTCTGGCCGCGCTGACCGGCCGCGACGCGCCGGTGATCGACTACCTGCGCGCGCAGCCGGAGACGGCCGCTCTGGTCGATGCCATCGCCACCTATGTTCGCGCATCACTGCCCGGCTTTAGTGCGGACAACCGCGCCCGGATACACATTGCCATCGGCTGCACCGGCGGCAAGCATCGCTCCGTTTACGTTGCCAATGCGCTGAAAACAGCGCTCGAACCCGTTGCCCGCGTGTTGCGCCACGACCGCGAGCACCCCCAACCAGAATAG
- a CDS encoding RNA polymerase factor sigma-54 has translation MKAGLQLKLAQHLTLTPQLQQSIRLLQLSTLELQQEITAALAENPLLELADADGGDEGDGGLVVSLDALAAAPERDSVLDGSDVLAAASAERIDTAGFEVLNGADAINATDGNDGGADTGDAFEAGVFESDLGGDNVPGSDFEAATATAPGAGDGADSDQPSLDFSEWGSSGAGSFDDDDESFESQRSAPESLTEHLRSQLPFVDASPEVEQLLRAMIECLDEDGFLGVTREDIEALLPRDVDAMSGEAIIAEADWAAALRLLQGFDPPGVGARDLRECLLLQLASHRNNADVRLARRIVAEALDALGRRDYVQIRKLFDIDDEDLKAAHAVIRTLTPRPGAPFADVSSVQMIPDVIVRRSKRRWVAELNPVAVPRLSVNTVYADMLQRQKEGRSTPLSTQLQEARWLVKNVAQRFDTILRVASEIVERQQAFFDHGEVAMRPLVLREVADALGLHESTVSRVTTQKFLASTRGSFELKYFFGSHVATDAGGAASSTAIRAMIKSLIAEEDANEPLTDSRIAEMLGEQGIIVARRTVAKYRELQNIAPVNLRRRN, from the coding sequence TTGAAGGCAGGACTTCAACTCAAACTGGCGCAGCACCTGACGCTGACGCCGCAACTGCAACAGTCGATCCGGCTGTTGCAGCTGTCCACCCTCGAACTGCAACAGGAGATCACCGCCGCACTCGCTGAAAACCCGCTGCTGGAGCTGGCTGATGCCGACGGCGGCGATGAGGGTGACGGTGGTCTGGTGGTGTCGCTTGATGCGCTGGCCGCTGCGCCCGAGCGTGACAGCGTGCTGGACGGCAGCGATGTGCTGGCGGCGGCGTCAGCAGAGCGCATTGACACAGCTGGCTTCGAGGTGCTCAACGGCGCGGACGCGATCAATGCGACGGATGGCAACGACGGTGGCGCGGATACCGGGGACGCCTTTGAAGCGGGTGTTTTCGAATCCGATCTGGGCGGCGATAACGTACCAGGCAGTGACTTTGAGGCCGCTACGGCGACCGCGCCGGGCGCGGGCGATGGCGCCGACAGTGACCAGCCGAGCCTTGATTTCTCGGAGTGGGGCAGTTCCGGGGCAGGCAGCTTCGACGACGACGACGAATCGTTCGAGTCGCAACGATCAGCCCCGGAGAGCCTGACCGAACACCTGCGCTCGCAGCTGCCGTTTGTTGACGCCTCTCCCGAGGTGGAGCAACTGTTGCGCGCCATGATCGAGTGTCTCGACGAGGATGGCTTTCTCGGCGTGACCCGCGAAGACATTGAGGCCCTGCTGCCGCGCGATGTCGATGCAATGAGTGGTGAAGCGATCATCGCCGAGGCGGACTGGGCCGCTGCGCTGCGGCTGTTGCAGGGCTTTGATCCGCCCGGTGTCGGTGCCCGCGACTTGCGTGAATGCCTGCTGCTGCAGCTGGCGTCGCATCGCAACAATGCCGATGTCCGTCTCGCCCGCCGCATCGTGGCTGAGGCGCTGGATGCGCTCGGGCGCCGCGACTACGTGCAGATCCGCAAGCTGTTCGACATTGATGATGAGGATCTGAAGGCCGCTCATGCGGTGATCCGGACGCTGACGCCGCGACCCGGCGCACCGTTTGCCGATGTCTCATCGGTGCAGATGATTCCTGACGTTATCGTGCGCCGCAGCAAGCGGCGCTGGGTGGCCGAACTCAATCCGGTGGCGGTGCCGCGGCTGAGCGTCAACACGGTTTATGCCGACATGCTGCAACGCCAGAAGGAAGGTCGTTCCACTCCGCTGTCAACCCAGTTGCAAGAAGCTCGCTGGTTGGTTAAGAATGTAGCTCAACGGTTCGACACGATTCTTCGGGTAGCCAGCGAGATTGTGGAAAGACAACAGGCGTTCTTTGATCACGGCGAGGTCGCCATGCGCCCGCTGGTGCTCAGGGAAGTGGCCGACGCACTTGGCCTGCACGAATCGACCGTTTCCCGCGTCACCACACAGAAATTCCTTGCTTCGACGCGCGGTTCCTTCGAACTCAAGTATTTCTTCGGCAGCCACGTGGCTACCGATGCCGGCGGCGCTGCGTCTTCGACGGCGATCCGCGCCATGATCAAGTCACTTATTGCAGAGGAGGATGCCAACGAGCCGCTGACCGACAGCCGCATCGCTGAAATGCTTGGAGAACAGGGCATCATCGTTGCGCGCCGGACTGTGGCCAAGTACCGGGAACTGCAAAACATCGCCCCGGTCAACCTGAGAAGGCGCAACTGA
- a CDS encoding YbgC/FadM family acyl-CoA thioesterase, with protein MSARSVFSIPVRVYYEDTDVGAVVYYANYLRYIERARSDWLRAAGFELDVIQREQNAVFVVRRVEADYFLPATLGNLLTVTAEPTEVGASRMVIRQRVTRQGASGEELLFAATVTVAFIAADLSGPLRMPKSMRDTLKAMMPNTSAQAPE; from the coding sequence ATGAGCGCTCGCAGCGTGTTCAGCATCCCCGTCCGCGTCTACTACGAAGACACCGACGTCGGTGCCGTCGTCTACTACGCCAACTACCTGCGCTACATCGAACGCGCTCGCAGCGACTGGCTGCGCGCGGCGGGCTTTGAGCTGGACGTGATCCAGCGCGAGCAGAACGCGGTGTTTGTGGTGCGTCGGGTCGAGGCGGATTACTTTCTGCCGGCAACGCTGGGCAATCTGCTCACTGTCACCGCCGAGCCCACCGAGGTGGGTGCCAGCCGCATGGTCATCCGCCAACGCGTCACGCGGCAGGGTGCGAGTGGCGAAGAACTGTTATTCGCGGCGACGGTCACAGTAGCGTTCATCGCCGCCGATCTCTCCGGCCCGCTGCGCATGCCGAAGTCGATGCGCGATACGCTGAAAGCCATGATGCCCAATACTTCCGCGCAGGCACCCGAATGA
- a CDS encoding LON peptidase substrate-binding domain-containing protein has product MLSFLTRKPEKKLPEILSLFPLSATLFPGGRVGLKVFEQRYLELAKARIADGELFGVVTLTSGAEVGAQQTFANVGTAVRVLSYDVPQAGIFQLDVVGEDRFEIVRSSLGRTGLNHAAVRWIRPEPKLKLPDEYAELGQLLGRVIERNGASRFAEPIELDDASWVSSRLVEMLQLPAGIKQSLLEINDAVLRLKTVKQLLARGSGAPAAAAS; this is encoded by the coding sequence ATGCTGTCGTTCCTCACCCGCAAGCCGGAGAAAAAACTTCCGGAAATCCTCTCGCTGTTCCCGCTCAGCGCCACGCTGTTTCCTGGCGGTCGCGTCGGCTTGAAGGTATTCGAGCAGCGCTACCTTGAACTGGCCAAGGCACGCATCGCCGACGGTGAGCTGTTCGGTGTGGTGACACTCACCAGCGGCGCCGAAGTGGGCGCGCAGCAGACGTTCGCCAACGTCGGCACCGCCGTCCGTGTGCTGTCCTACGATGTACCGCAGGCGGGTATCTTCCAGCTGGACGTGGTGGGCGAGGACCGCTTCGAGATTGTCCGCTCGTCGCTGGGCCGCACCGGGCTCAATCACGCTGCCGTGCGCTGGATTCGCCCGGAGCCCAAGCTGAAGCTGCCGGACGAATATGCCGAACTGGGCCAGTTGCTTGGCCGCGTGATCGAGCGGAACGGCGCCAGCCGCTTCGCGGAGCCGATCGAGCTGGACGACGCGTCGTGGGTCAGCTCACGGTTGGTGGAAATGCTGCAACTGCCGGCCGGCATCAAGCAGAGCTTGCTGGAAATCAACGACGCAGTACTGCGCCTGAAAACCGTCAAACAGCTGCTGGCACGGGGTAGCGGCGCGCCGGCAGCCGCCGCTTCGTAA
- a CDS encoding YebC/PmpR family DNA-binding transcriptional regulator, translated as MAGHSKWANIQHRKGRQDAKKGKIATRLIKEITVAAKMGGSSLDGNPRLRLAVDKAYDNNLAKDTIERAIKRGAGEMDGVNYEEIRYEGYGINGAAIIVDCLTDNRQRTVSEVRHAFSKYGGNLGTDGSVAFLFKHCGTLLFAPGTDENKLMEAALEAGAEDVLTNDDGSIEVVTGPYDFVTVKETLAKAGFKSEIGEVTMKAQNEVVFTGDDAVKMQKLLDAFDTIDDVQDVYTSAVIEE; from the coding sequence ATGGCCGGTCACAGTAAATGGGCGAACATCCAGCACCGCAAGGGGCGTCAGGATGCAAAGAAGGGCAAGATCGCAACCCGCCTGATCAAGGAAATCACCGTTGCTGCCAAGATGGGCGGCAGCAGTCTTGATGGCAATCCGCGGCTCAGGCTGGCGGTCGACAAGGCCTACGACAACAACCTCGCCAAGGACACCATCGAGCGCGCCATCAAGCGCGGCGCTGGCGAGATGGATGGTGTCAATTACGAAGAAATCCGCTACGAGGGCTACGGGATCAACGGCGCGGCGATTATCGTCGATTGCCTGACCGATAACCGCCAGCGCACCGTGAGTGAAGTGCGCCATGCCTTCAGCAAGTACGGCGGCAATCTCGGCACCGACGGCTCGGTGGCGTTCCTGTTCAAGCATTGCGGCACGCTGCTGTTTGCGCCGGGCACCGACGAGAACAAACTGATGGAAGCCGCGCTGGAAGCCGGTGCCGAGGACGTGTTGACCAATGACGATGGCTCAATCGAAGTGGTCACCGGTCCCTACGATTTCGTGACGGTCAAGGAAACGCTTGCCAAGGCGGGCTTCAAATCCGAAATCGGCGAAGTCACCATGAAGGCGCAGAACGAAGTAGTGTTTACCGGCGACGATGCCGTGAAAATGCAGAAGCTGCTCGACGCCTTCGACACGATTGACGACGTGCAGGACGTTTACACCTCGGCAGTGATTGAGGAATAG
- a CDS encoding ExbD/TolR family protein, with amino-acid sequence MRRRKLVSQINVVPFIDVMLVLLIVFMIATPSLRTGEIELPSVGQPLTPSQADPIEVTVKADGSLSMRDGGSATQGKLTRATLVNRVLELQKVKDRPVVIAADRNVKYDEVVGLLGALHAQGVKRVGLVAKEGG; translated from the coding sequence GTGCGCCGCCGCAAACTCGTCAGCCAGATCAACGTGGTGCCGTTCATCGACGTCATGCTGGTGCTGCTGATAGTGTTCATGATCGCCACGCCATCACTGCGTACTGGCGAGATTGAGCTGCCCAGCGTCGGGCAGCCACTGACGCCGTCGCAGGCCGATCCGATCGAAGTGACGGTGAAGGCCGATGGTTCGCTGTCGATGCGCGATGGTGGCAGCGCGACACAGGGCAAGCTGACACGCGCCACGCTGGTGAACCGGGTGCTGGAGCTGCAGAAGGTCAAGGACCGCCCGGTGGTCATCGCGGCCGACCGCAACGTCAAATACGACGAAGTGGTGGGTCTGCTCGGCGCTTTGCACGCACAGGGTGTGAAGCGCGTGGGTCTGGTCGCCAAAGAAGGCGGCTAG
- the ruvA gene encoding Holliday junction branch migration protein RuvA — MIGRLTGQLVAKQPPQIIVDVGGVGYEVDVPMSTFYALPATGERVQLMTHYVVREDAHLLFGFATQDERAAFRQLIKVTGIGPKVALAVLSGLSVAELNQAIALQDVKRLTRVPGIGNKTAERLLLELKGKVVASAAGAGAAPAVASPADDVVNALLALGYSEKEAAAACRDLPADQPLNDSIRQALKLLSKAK, encoded by the coding sequence ATGATCGGACGCCTCACCGGCCAGCTCGTCGCCAAGCAACCGCCGCAAATCATCGTTGACGTCGGCGGCGTCGGCTACGAGGTTGACGTGCCGATGAGCACCTTCTACGCGCTGCCCGCCACGGGCGAGCGCGTGCAACTGATGACGCACTATGTCGTGCGTGAGGACGCGCACCTGCTGTTCGGCTTTGCCACCCAGGACGAACGCGCGGCATTTCGCCAGCTCATCAAGGTCACCGGTATCGGCCCCAAAGTCGCACTCGCGGTGCTCTCCGGCCTCTCGGTCGCCGAGCTCAATCAGGCCATCGCGCTGCAGGACGTCAAGCGCCTCACTCGCGTGCCAGGCATCGGCAACAAGACGGCAGAGCGGCTGCTGCTCGAACTCAAGGGCAAGGTTGTCGCCAGCGCTGCTGGCGCAGGCGCCGCGCCCGCCGTCGCCAGCCCGGCGGACGATGTGGTCAACGCCCTGTTGGCGCTGGGCTACAGCGAAAAAGAAGCCGCCGCCGCGTGCCGCGATTTGCCGGCAGATCAACCGCTCAACGATTCGATCCGGCAGGCGTTGAAACTGTTGTCGAAGGCAAAGTAA
- a CDS encoding PTS sugar transporter subunit IIA, which translates to MSRLADLLTPENVLLDLDVANKRRLFEIIALESELRYDLTPTVTVDSLLARERLGSTGLGQGIAIPHGRIRGLDRAIGFFARPKAPIPFEAPDNQPVRDIFVLLVPEAATDEHLQILSELAQRFSNRSFRDALTAATDPKAIHALFSAPQ; encoded by the coding sequence GTGAGCCGCCTCGCTGATCTCCTGACGCCAGAAAATGTGTTGCTCGACCTTGATGTCGCCAACAAACGCCGGCTGTTCGAGATCATCGCGCTCGAATCCGAGCTGCGCTACGACTTGACCCCCACCGTGACCGTTGACAGCCTGCTGGCGCGTGAGCGGCTGGGTTCTACCGGGCTCGGCCAGGGCATCGCCATTCCGCATGGCCGCATTCGTGGTCTTGACCGCGCCATCGGTTTCTTCGCGCGGCCGAAGGCACCGATTCCGTTTGAGGCCCCCGACAACCAGCCGGTGCGCGACATCTTTGTGTTGCTGGTGCCGGAGGCGGCTACCGACGAGCATCTGCAAATCCTGTCCGAGCTGGCACAGCGGTTCTCCAATCGCAGCTTCCGCGACGCGCTCACGGCGGCGACCGATCCCAAGGCTATTCACGCCTTGTTCAGCGCGCCGCAATAA
- the hprK gene encoding HPr(Ser) kinase/phosphatase has translation MRTVELSRLFADNQERLDLVWLAGRDGGGRTLSRDTTAQADVGLVGHMNFIHPFRVQLIGPAEIAYLGTLPPAEQQATFARLLVDELGAVFICGIGAPPDYMVEQCDRAHVPLMQCPHPSPHVVDVLRLYLSRMLAANATLHGVFLDVLEMGVLITGASAIGKSELALELISRGHGLIADDIVEVYKVSPELIEGRCPDVLKDFLEVRGIGILNIRTTFGETAVRPRKSLKLIVHLEDHTDEQFKRLDRMSVNATFQEILGVKIRKVVIPVAAGRNLAVLVETAVRNFVLNLRGIDSTREFIERQAKLMEEG, from the coding sequence ATGCGAACCGTCGAGCTCTCCCGGCTGTTTGCCGACAATCAGGAACGTCTGGATCTGGTCTGGCTCGCTGGCCGTGATGGCGGCGGGCGTACGCTGTCACGCGACACCACGGCCCAGGCTGACGTTGGCCTGGTTGGCCACATGAATTTCATTCACCCGTTCCGCGTGCAGCTGATCGGGCCGGCCGAAATTGCCTATCTGGGCACCCTTCCACCCGCCGAACAGCAAGCCACCTTTGCGCGCCTGCTGGTCGATGAACTGGGCGCGGTCTTTATCTGCGGCATCGGCGCGCCTCCCGACTACATGGTCGAGCAGTGCGATCGCGCCCACGTGCCGCTGATGCAATGCCCGCACCCGAGCCCGCATGTGGTCGATGTGCTGCGGCTGTATCTGTCGCGTATGCTGGCCGCCAATGCCACACTGCATGGCGTCTTCCTCGACGTGCTCGAGATGGGTGTGCTGATCACCGGGGCGTCCGCGATCGGCAAGAGCGAGCTGGCGCTGGAACTCATCAGCCGTGGCCATGGCCTCATTGCGGACGACATTGTCGAGGTCTACAAAGTGTCGCCGGAGCTGATCGAGGGGCGCTGTCCCGACGTGCTCAAGGACTTTCTTGAAGTGCGCGGCATCGGCATCCTGAACATCCGCACCACCTTCGGCGAGACGGCCGTGCGGCCGCGCAAGTCGCTGAAACTGATAGTGCATCTTGAAGACCACACAGACGAGCAGTTCAAGCGGCTTGACCGCATGAGCGTCAACGCCACTTTTCAGGAAATTCTGGGCGTGAAGATCCGCAAGGTGGTCATCCCGGTTGCCGCCGGCCGCAACCTCGCGGTGCTGGTCGAGACCGCCGTACGCAACTTCGTGCTGAACCTGCGTGGCATCGATTCCACGCGCGAATTCATCGAGCGCCAGGCCAAGCTGATGGAGGAGGGCTGA
- the ruvB gene encoding Holliday junction branch migration DNA helicase RuvB produces the protein MDAGERLIAPKSEGTQEDALERALRPKQLDEYVGQEKIRGQISIFIEAAKSRREALDHVLLFGPPGLGKTTLSHIISREMGVTMHQTSGPVLEKKGDLAALLTNLEPNDVLFIDEIHRISAVLEETLYSAMEDYAIDIMIGEGPGARSVKLDLPPFTLIGATTRAGMLTNPLRDRFGIVARLEFYSDEELSRIVARSSNLLNVNMEDAGALEIARRSRGTPRIANRLLRRVRDFAEVKAKGHVTREVADAALSMLDVDASGLDVMDRKLLATIVEKFSGGPVGVDNLAAAISEERETIEDVIEPFLIQQGYVQRTSRGRMATARAYRHFGLVPPAAMGTGELFTE, from the coding sequence ATGGACGCGGGCGAGCGGCTGATCGCGCCGAAGAGCGAGGGCACGCAGGAGGACGCGCTGGAGCGCGCGCTGCGGCCGAAGCAGCTTGATGAATACGTTGGCCAGGAAAAGATTCGCGGCCAGATTTCGATCTTCATTGAGGCGGCGAAGTCGCGTCGCGAAGCGCTCGATCACGTGCTGCTGTTCGGCCCGCCGGGGCTGGGCAAGACGACGCTGTCGCACATCATCTCGCGCGAGATGGGTGTGACGATGCATCAGACCTCCGGCCCGGTGCTGGAGAAGAAGGGCGACCTCGCGGCGCTGCTGACCAATCTTGAGCCGAATGATGTGCTGTTCATCGACGAGATTCACCGCATCAGCGCGGTGCTCGAAGAGACGCTCTACAGCGCGATGGAGGATTACGCCATCGACATCATGATCGGCGAAGGGCCGGGCGCGCGCTCGGTGAAGCTCGACCTGCCGCCGTTCACGCTGATTGGCGCCACCACGCGCGCGGGCATGCTGACCAATCCGCTGCGGGACCGCTTCGGCATTGTGGCGCGGTTGGAGTTCTACAGCGACGAGGAACTGTCGCGCATCGTCGCCCGCTCGTCGAACCTGCTCAATGTGAACATGGAAGATGCCGGTGCGCTGGAGATTGCGCGCCGCTCGCGCGGCACGCCGCGCATCGCCAACCGCCTGCTGCGCCGCGTGCGCGACTTCGCTGAAGTGAAGGCGAAGGGGCACGTCACGCGCGAGGTGGCCGATGCGGCGCTGTCGATGCTGGACGTGGACGCCAGTGGGCTCGATGTGATGGACCGCAAACTGCTCGCCACCATCGTCGAAAAATTCTCCGGTGGTCCGGTCGGCGTGGACAACCTCGCCGCTGCGATCAGCGAAGAGCGTGAAACGATTGAGGATGTGATCGAACCCTTCCTGATCCAGCAAGGCTACGTACAGCGAACCAGCCGCGGCCGTATGGCCACCGCACGGGCGTACCGTCACTTTGGTCTGGTGCCGCCGGCGGCGATGGGTACTGGCGAATTGTTCACCGAATGA
- the hpf gene encoding ribosome hibernation-promoting factor, HPF/YfiA family, whose translation MNLHITGHHVAVTDALRAYMVSKLDRVNRHFDHVIDVNVVMSVEKLRQKVEANVHVSGREIHAASEGENLYAAIDELADRLDRQVLRHKERLQVSRDEGFERKRVDLN comes from the coding sequence ATGAATCTGCACATTACCGGCCATCACGTTGCGGTTACCGATGCGCTGCGCGCCTACATGGTGTCCAAGCTTGATCGGGTCAATCGTCACTTTGATCACGTGATCGACGTCAACGTCGTCATGTCGGTTGAAAAACTGAGGCAAAAGGTTGAGGCGAATGTGCATGTCAGCGGCCGCGAAATCCACGCCGCGTCCGAGGGCGAAAACCTCTACGCCGCCATTGATGAGCTGGCCGACCGGCTGGATCGTCAGGTGCTGCGCCACAAGGAAAGGCTGCAGGTCAGCCGCGACGAGGGTTTCGAGCGCAAGCGCGTTGACCTCAACTGA
- the ruvC gene encoding crossover junction endodeoxyribonuclease RuvC: MAATARYILGIDPGLRSTGFGLIEQSGSKLAYVASGCIKTDDSGTLPERLLTIAEDVQSIITQHKPDDVVVEKVFVNVNPQSTLLLGQARGAAITAAVLAGVTVHEYTALQVKQAVVGHGKAAKEQVQEMVKRLLKLDATPQADAADALATAITHAHSRQGLGALAPELLAKRKIRQRGGRMV, from the coding sequence ATGGCAGCCACCGCCCGCTACATCCTCGGCATCGACCCCGGCCTGCGCAGCACCGGTTTTGGCCTGATCGAGCAGAGCGGCAGCAAGCTTGCCTACGTCGCCAGCGGCTGTATCAAGACCGACGATAGCGGCACCCTGCCGGAGCGCCTGCTGACCATTGCCGAGGACGTGCAAAGCATCATCACGCAGCACAAGCCGGACGACGTGGTGGTGGAGAAGGTTTTCGTCAACGTCAACCCGCAATCAACGCTGCTGCTCGGGCAGGCGCGCGGTGCCGCGATCACGGCTGCGGTGCTGGCGGGTGTGACGGTGCACGAGTACACCGCGCTGCAGGTCAAGCAGGCCGTCGTGGGCCACGGCAAGGCAGCGAAGGAGCAGGTGCAGGAGATGGTCAAACGCCTGCTCAAGCTCGACGCCACACCACAGGCCGACGCCGCCGACGCGCTCGCCACCGCCATCACCCACGCGCACTCGCGCCAGGGCTTGGGCGCGCTGGCGCCAGAACTGCTCGCCAAGCGCAAAATCCGGCAGCGCGGCGGGCGGATGGTGTGA
- a CDS encoding heavy metal-binding domain-containing protein: MGWFSKKDDGFFVATTTPPGIDTSQYVGVVNGEAIIGANIFRDMFSSVRDIVGGRAGGYERALAGARNAALEDMIAAAKELGATGVIGIDFDYEVLGETNGMMMVAVSGTAVKMVV, encoded by the coding sequence ATGGGCTGGTTCTCGAAGAAGGATGATGGCTTTTTTGTGGCAACCACCACGCCACCGGGCATCGACACCAGCCAGTATGTTGGCGTGGTCAACGGCGAGGCGATCATCGGCGCCAATATCTTCCGCGACATGTTCTCCTCGGTGCGCGACATCGTCGGCGGTCGTGCGGGGGGCTACGAGCGTGCGCTCGCGGGCGCTCGCAATGCGGCGCTGGAGGACATGATCGCCGCCGCAAAGGAACTGGGCGCCACCGGCGTCATCGGCATTGATTTCGACTACGAAGTGCTGGGCGAGACCAACGGCATGATGATGGTGGCCGTCAGCGGCACGGCCGTGAAGATGGTCGTTTGA